The Prunus persica cultivar Lovell chromosome G8, Prunus_persica_NCBIv2, whole genome shotgun sequence genome includes a region encoding these proteins:
- the LOC18768507 gene encoding probable ubiquitin-conjugating enzyme E2 23 isoform X2 has translation MGTKQHDSVFKEDEPTTLDRDNNSLSQVDSSTSAVLSDPNVNNESNEVKKLSEVVSNINNTPYIYRQDVVRSKSGMIGIVTEVAGDSDSDSSITDDEDDDEDDDNDDDDDDGENEEEARNDNTTHGNGDKNKSGGNDKSGPLPADQVRVLWIDETESTQNISDLSVVDRGFLHGDFVAAASDPTGQVGVVVDVNISVDLLAPDGSVIKDIPSNNLKRVREFTVGDYVVLGPWLGRIDDVYDNVTVLFDDGSVCKVMRAEPMDLKPVSKNMLEDVHFPYYPGQRVKARSSSVFKNSRWLSGLWKPNRLEGTVTKVTVASVLIYWIASAGCGPDSSIAPAKEQIPKNLKLLSCFTHANWQLGDWCLFPPSVSSSSIPLDKGLSKLELHDSVNSELESTQIGSGCDSEESALEESNRNNESMDIDPVSVLDGNNENTGMNTSIESSSCCSSLSASKEPVNETWPLHRKKIRKVVVRRDKKVRKEESFQRSFLIVNTRTKVDVAWQDGTTEWKLDSTNLIPLDSPGDHEFVAEQYVVEKASDDGDDAGEDRRVGLVKSVNAKERTACVRWLKPIARAEDPREFDKEEVVSVYELEGHPDYDYCYGDVVVRLLPVFFSAQTASGTDFDEEPKQQDIPSELRSACKKKEDPSSDEACVDFSDLSWVGNITGLKNGDIEVTWADGMVSTVGPQAIYVVGRADDDESIGAGSEVSDAASWETVNDDEMHALFTPEGTEEEVGLQNAFDINTEPEESEESNSGINPALSVPLAALRFVTRLATGIFSRGQKNLDSISLDAEGEGEFEPREVEISQGREHGEDSSSQKSNVVDTCGVEINKGEEEKHVSPQTAEVLDAAEILYNLRTEESDATECRKDDACSFKRFDIAKDPLDHHFLGAAGQNTSGRKWLKKVQQDWGILQNNLPDGICVRVYEDRMDLLRTVIVGAYGTPYQDGLFFFDFHLPPEYPDVPPTAYYHSGGWRINPNLYEEGKVCLSLLNTWTGRGNEVWDPKSSSILQVLVSLQGLVLNSKPYFNEAGYDKQIGTAEGEKNSLSYNENTFLLNCKTMMYLMRRPPKDFEELVKDHFRRQGYYILKACDAYMKGNLIGSLTKDASAVKSDVDSTSVGFKLMLAKIVPKLFLALNEVGANCHEFKHLQQS, from the exons ATGGGAACTAAGCAGCATGACTCCGTTTTTAAAGAGGATGAGCCCACTACTCTTGACCGTGATAATAATTCTTTGAGTCAGGTTGATTCTTCAACAAGTGCAGTTCTATCTGATCCAAATGTAAATAATGAAAGCAACGAAGTTAAAAAGTTGAGTGAGGTTGTCAGTAACATTAACAATACCCCATATATCTATAGGCAAGACGTTGTGAGGAGCAAGAGTGGTATGATTGGGATTGTGACTGAAGTTGCCGGTGATTCAGATTCTGATAGCAGCATCactgatgatgaggatgatgatgaagatgacgacaacgacgatgatgatgatgatggtgaaaaTGAGGAAGAAGCTCGTAACGATAATACTACTCATGGGAATGGtgacaagaacaaaagtggtggTAATGATAAGAGCGGTCCCCTTCCTGCTGACCAGGTTCGAGTACTTTGGATTGATGAAACTGAGTCAACACAAAATATTAGTGATTTATCAGTTGTTGATCGAGGATTCTTACATGGGGAttttgttgctgctgcttctgACCCAACTGGGCAAGTTGGTGTTGTGGTGGATGTCAATATCTCTGTTGATTTGTTAGCTCCTGATGGGTCAGTCATAAAAGATATACCATCCAACAACTTAAAACGTGTGAGGGAGTTCACTGTGGGTGATTATGTGGTCCTTGGTCCCTGGCTAGGTAGAATTGATGATGTTTATGATAATGTGACAGTTTTGTTTGATGATGGTTCTGTGTGTAAAGTTATGAGAGCAGAACCAATGGATCTCAAACCAGTTTCCAAGAATATGCTTGAAGATGTGCATTTCCCTTACTACCCAGGGCAGCGTGTGAAGGCAAGGTCATCGTCAGTTTTCAAGAATTCTAGGTGGCTATCTGGCTTGTGGAAACCTAATCGTCTGGAAGGTACTGTTACCAAGGTTACAGTTGCATCAGTATTAATCTATTGGATAGCCTCTGCTGGCTGTGGGCCAGATTCTTCTATTGCCCCTGCTAAAGAGCAGATTCCCAAGAACTTGAAACTGTTGTCTTGCTTTACACATGCAAATTGGCAATTGGGTGATTGGTGTCTTTTCCCCCCATCAGTGTCATCATCTTCCATTCCCTTAGATAAGGGTTTGTCAAAATTAGAACTTCATGATTCTGTAAACAGTGAGTTAGAATCTACTCAAATAGGTAGTGGGTGCGATTCAGAAGAGAGTGCACTAGAAGAATCAAATCGAAATAATGAATCCATGGATATTGATCCAGTGTCTGTATTAGATGGAAACAATGAAAATACTGGAATGAATACATCTATTGAATCTAGTTCCTGCTGTAGTTCATTGTCAGCTTCAAAGGAGCCTGTTAATGAAacttggcctcttcatcgcaAAAAGATACGCAAAGTTGTGGTTAGGAGAGACAAGAAGGTGCGGAAGGAAGAAAGTTTTCAAAGATCCTTTTTGATTGTGAATACCAGGACAAAAGTTGATGTAGCATGGCAGGATGGTACAACAGAATGGAAGCTGGACTCAACAAATTTAATTCCACTTGATAGTCCTGGTGATCACGAATTTGTTGCTGAACAGTATGTGGTGGAGAAGGCATCTGATGATGGTGACGATGCTGGTGAAGATAGACGTGTTGGGCTTGTGAAAAGTGTCAATGCGAAGGAGCGAACAGCTTGTGTAAGGTGGTTAAAGCCAATTGCCAGAGCGGAAGATCCTAGAGAGTTTGACAAGGAGGAAGTTGTGAGCGTCTATGAGCTTGAGGGGCATCCAGATTATGATTACTGTTATGGGGATGTTGTTGTTAGACTGTtgccagtttttttttctgctcAAACTGCTTCAGGAACAGACTTTGATGAGGAACCAAAGCAGCAAGATATTCCAAGTGAGCTTAGATCTGCttgtaagaaaaaagaagatccATCTAGTGATGAAGCTTGTGTGGACTTCTCAGATCTTTCTTGGGTTGGAAATATAACTGGTCTTAAGAATGGGGATATTGAAGTTACGTGGGCTGATGGGATGGTTTCTACG GTTGGACCTCAAGCAATTTATGTTGTTGGTCgagctgatgatgatgagtcaATTGGTGCTGGGAGTGAGGTTAGTGATGCTGCTAGTTGGGAAACAGTGAATGATGATGAGATGCATGCACTATTTACCCCTGAGGGTACAGAAGAG GAAGTTGGGCTACAAAATGCCTTTGATATTAATACTGAACCAGAAGAGAGTGAAGAGAGCAATTCTGGAATTAACCCAGCTTTGTCCGTCCCCTTGGCTGCACTTCGGTTCGTTACCAGACTTGCAACTGGTATATTCTCAAGGGGTCAAAAGAATTTGGATTCAATTTCTTTGGATGCTGAAGGTGAAGGTGAATTTGAGCCTCGTGAAGTGGAAATTTCTCAGGGAAGAGAACATGGTGAAGATTCCAGCTCTCAAAAATCTAACGTGGTGGATACTTGTGGTGTGGAAATAAAtaagggagaagaagaaaaacatgtttCCCCCCAGACTGCAGAAGTGTTGGATGCAGCAGAAATCCTATATAACTTGAGGACTGAAGAATCAGATGCTACAGAATGTAGGAAGGATGATGCTTGCAGTTTCAAACGCTTTGATATAGCCAAAGACCCTTTGGACCATCATTTTCTTGGTGCAGCTGGGCAg AATACCAGTGGAAGAAAGTGGTTAAAGAAGGTTCAGCAAGATTGGGGCATCCTTCAAAATAACCTTCCTG ATGGGATTTGCGTACGAGTTTATGAAGATCGAATGGATCTCTTGAGGACAGTTATAGTTGGGGCTTATGGGACTCCTTACCAAGACGGcctcttcttttttgattTTCACCTCCCTCCAGAGTACCCTGATGTTCCTCCG ACAGCATACTATCATTCTGGTGGCTGGCGGATAAATCCAAATCTATATGAAGAAGGCAAGGTGTGCCTTAGTCTTTTAAATACTTGGACTGGCAGAGGAAATGAAGTATGGGATCCAAAGTCTTCCAGCATCCTTCAAGTGCTTGTTTCACTCCAGGGGTTGGTGCTAAATTCTAAGCCATATTTTAATGAAGCTGGCTACGACAAGCAGATTGGGACCGCTGAAGGAGAGAAAAATTCATTGTCCTACAATGAGAATACTTTCTTACTGAACTGCAAGACAATGATGTATCTTATGCGGAGGCCACCGAAG GACTTTGAAGAGCTTGTCAAAGACCATTTCAGGAGGCAGGGTTATTATATCTTGAAGGCCTGTGATGCATATATGAAAGGGAATTTGATTGGCTCTCTCACTAAAGACGCCTCTGCTGTTAAGAGCGACGTAGATTCGACCTCGGTTGGTTTCAAGTTGATGTTAGCTAAGATTGTACCAAAGCTCTTCTTGGCTTTGAATGAGGTTGGAGCAAATTGTCATGAATTTAAGCATCTGCAACAATCATAG
- the LOC18768347 gene encoding trafficking protein particle complex subunit 2-like protein: MIVCVAVVGHQNNPLYIQSFTDADDALKLHHIVHCSLDVVDERVNNPKKAGPTLNETFLGLLYPTENYKVYGYLTNTKVKFILVTTDLDVKDADVRNFFRRFHAAYVDAISNPFHEPGKKITSKTFAERVSTIVKSFGLSSTG; encoded by the exons ATGATTGTCTGCGTCGCCGTCGTCGGCCACCAGAACAACCCACTCTACATTCAAAGCTTCACCGACGCCGATGACGCCCTCAAGCTCCACCACATCGTGCACTGCTCCCTCGACGTCGTCGACGAGCGAG TGAACAATCCTAAAAAGGCTGGACCGACCTTGAATGAGACATTCTTGGGTCTGCTTTATCCAACTGAAAATTACAAAGT GTATGGCTATTTGACCAATACAAAGGTGAAGTTTATCTTGGTAACTACTGATCTTGATGTCAAGGATGCAGATGTTAGAAAT TTTTTCAGGAGATTTCATGCTGCTTATGTGGATGCAATTTCAAACCCTTTTCATGAGCCAGGTAAAAAGATAACCTCAAAAACTTTTGCAGAAAGGGTGAGCACCATCGTTAAGTCATTTGGCTTAAGTTCAACTGGGTGA
- the LOC18768507 gene encoding probable ubiquitin-conjugating enzyme E2 23 isoform X1, translated as MEGRIQNYETTLMPLPAPPSALYSPRQITIPWEPLSVRKITKLFLFSVRRLLLLPLSDSSLFFSAQTLRFSLDFWMGTKQHDSVFKEDEPTTLDRDNNSLSQVDSSTSAVLSDPNVNNESNEVKKLSEVVSNINNTPYIYRQDVVRSKSGMIGIVTEVAGDSDSDSSITDDEDDDEDDDNDDDDDDGENEEEARNDNTTHGNGDKNKSGGNDKSGPLPADQVRVLWIDETESTQNISDLSVVDRGFLHGDFVAAASDPTGQVGVVVDVNISVDLLAPDGSVIKDIPSNNLKRVREFTVGDYVVLGPWLGRIDDVYDNVTVLFDDGSVCKVMRAEPMDLKPVSKNMLEDVHFPYYPGQRVKARSSSVFKNSRWLSGLWKPNRLEGTVTKVTVASVLIYWIASAGCGPDSSIAPAKEQIPKNLKLLSCFTHANWQLGDWCLFPPSVSSSSIPLDKGLSKLELHDSVNSELESTQIGSGCDSEESALEESNRNNESMDIDPVSVLDGNNENTGMNTSIESSSCCSSLSASKEPVNETWPLHRKKIRKVVVRRDKKVRKEESFQRSFLIVNTRTKVDVAWQDGTTEWKLDSTNLIPLDSPGDHEFVAEQYVVEKASDDGDDAGEDRRVGLVKSVNAKERTACVRWLKPIARAEDPREFDKEEVVSVYELEGHPDYDYCYGDVVVRLLPVFFSAQTASGTDFDEEPKQQDIPSELRSACKKKEDPSSDEACVDFSDLSWVGNITGLKNGDIEVTWADGMVSTVGPQAIYVVGRADDDESIGAGSEVSDAASWETVNDDEMHALFTPEGTEEEVGLQNAFDINTEPEESEESNSGINPALSVPLAALRFVTRLATGIFSRGQKNLDSISLDAEGEGEFEPREVEISQGREHGEDSSSQKSNVVDTCGVEINKGEEEKHVSPQTAEVLDAAEILYNLRTEESDATECRKDDACSFKRFDIAKDPLDHHFLGAAGQNTSGRKWLKKVQQDWGILQNNLPDGICVRVYEDRMDLLRTVIVGAYGTPYQDGLFFFDFHLPPEYPDVPPTAYYHSGGWRINPNLYEEGKVCLSLLNTWTGRGNEVWDPKSSSILQVLVSLQGLVLNSKPYFNEAGYDKQIGTAEGEKNSLSYNENTFLLNCKTMMYLMRRPPKDFEELVKDHFRRQGYYILKACDAYMKGNLIGSLTKDASAVKSDVDSTSVGFKLMLAKIVPKLFLALNEVGANCHEFKHLQQS; from the exons atggaaGGGCGTATCCAAAATTACGAAACCACCCTTATGCCGCTTCCAGCTCCGCCCTCTGCATTATATTCTCCACGACAAATCACAATACCCTGGGAGCCCCTCTCCGTTCGAAAAATCACAaagctttttctcttctctgttcgtcgtcttcttcttcttcctttatcAGACTCATCTCTGTTTTTCTCCGCTCAAACTCTCAGATTTTCATTAG ATTTTTGGATGGGAACTAAGCAGCATGACTCCGTTTTTAAAGAGGATGAGCCCACTACTCTTGACCGTGATAATAATTCTTTGAGTCAGGTTGATTCTTCAACAAGTGCAGTTCTATCTGATCCAAATGTAAATAATGAAAGCAACGAAGTTAAAAAGTTGAGTGAGGTTGTCAGTAACATTAACAATACCCCATATATCTATAGGCAAGACGTTGTGAGGAGCAAGAGTGGTATGATTGGGATTGTGACTGAAGTTGCCGGTGATTCAGATTCTGATAGCAGCATCactgatgatgaggatgatgatgaagatgacgacaacgacgatgatgatgatgatggtgaaaaTGAGGAAGAAGCTCGTAACGATAATACTACTCATGGGAATGGtgacaagaacaaaagtggtggTAATGATAAGAGCGGTCCCCTTCCTGCTGACCAGGTTCGAGTACTTTGGATTGATGAAACTGAGTCAACACAAAATATTAGTGATTTATCAGTTGTTGATCGAGGATTCTTACATGGGGAttttgttgctgctgcttctgACCCAACTGGGCAAGTTGGTGTTGTGGTGGATGTCAATATCTCTGTTGATTTGTTAGCTCCTGATGGGTCAGTCATAAAAGATATACCATCCAACAACTTAAAACGTGTGAGGGAGTTCACTGTGGGTGATTATGTGGTCCTTGGTCCCTGGCTAGGTAGAATTGATGATGTTTATGATAATGTGACAGTTTTGTTTGATGATGGTTCTGTGTGTAAAGTTATGAGAGCAGAACCAATGGATCTCAAACCAGTTTCCAAGAATATGCTTGAAGATGTGCATTTCCCTTACTACCCAGGGCAGCGTGTGAAGGCAAGGTCATCGTCAGTTTTCAAGAATTCTAGGTGGCTATCTGGCTTGTGGAAACCTAATCGTCTGGAAGGTACTGTTACCAAGGTTACAGTTGCATCAGTATTAATCTATTGGATAGCCTCTGCTGGCTGTGGGCCAGATTCTTCTATTGCCCCTGCTAAAGAGCAGATTCCCAAGAACTTGAAACTGTTGTCTTGCTTTACACATGCAAATTGGCAATTGGGTGATTGGTGTCTTTTCCCCCCATCAGTGTCATCATCTTCCATTCCCTTAGATAAGGGTTTGTCAAAATTAGAACTTCATGATTCTGTAAACAGTGAGTTAGAATCTACTCAAATAGGTAGTGGGTGCGATTCAGAAGAGAGTGCACTAGAAGAATCAAATCGAAATAATGAATCCATGGATATTGATCCAGTGTCTGTATTAGATGGAAACAATGAAAATACTGGAATGAATACATCTATTGAATCTAGTTCCTGCTGTAGTTCATTGTCAGCTTCAAAGGAGCCTGTTAATGAAacttggcctcttcatcgcaAAAAGATACGCAAAGTTGTGGTTAGGAGAGACAAGAAGGTGCGGAAGGAAGAAAGTTTTCAAAGATCCTTTTTGATTGTGAATACCAGGACAAAAGTTGATGTAGCATGGCAGGATGGTACAACAGAATGGAAGCTGGACTCAACAAATTTAATTCCACTTGATAGTCCTGGTGATCACGAATTTGTTGCTGAACAGTATGTGGTGGAGAAGGCATCTGATGATGGTGACGATGCTGGTGAAGATAGACGTGTTGGGCTTGTGAAAAGTGTCAATGCGAAGGAGCGAACAGCTTGTGTAAGGTGGTTAAAGCCAATTGCCAGAGCGGAAGATCCTAGAGAGTTTGACAAGGAGGAAGTTGTGAGCGTCTATGAGCTTGAGGGGCATCCAGATTATGATTACTGTTATGGGGATGTTGTTGTTAGACTGTtgccagtttttttttctgctcAAACTGCTTCAGGAACAGACTTTGATGAGGAACCAAAGCAGCAAGATATTCCAAGTGAGCTTAGATCTGCttgtaagaaaaaagaagatccATCTAGTGATGAAGCTTGTGTGGACTTCTCAGATCTTTCTTGGGTTGGAAATATAACTGGTCTTAAGAATGGGGATATTGAAGTTACGTGGGCTGATGGGATGGTTTCTACG GTTGGACCTCAAGCAATTTATGTTGTTGGTCgagctgatgatgatgagtcaATTGGTGCTGGGAGTGAGGTTAGTGATGCTGCTAGTTGGGAAACAGTGAATGATGATGAGATGCATGCACTATTTACCCCTGAGGGTACAGAAGAG GAAGTTGGGCTACAAAATGCCTTTGATATTAATACTGAACCAGAAGAGAGTGAAGAGAGCAATTCTGGAATTAACCCAGCTTTGTCCGTCCCCTTGGCTGCACTTCGGTTCGTTACCAGACTTGCAACTGGTATATTCTCAAGGGGTCAAAAGAATTTGGATTCAATTTCTTTGGATGCTGAAGGTGAAGGTGAATTTGAGCCTCGTGAAGTGGAAATTTCTCAGGGAAGAGAACATGGTGAAGATTCCAGCTCTCAAAAATCTAACGTGGTGGATACTTGTGGTGTGGAAATAAAtaagggagaagaagaaaaacatgtttCCCCCCAGACTGCAGAAGTGTTGGATGCAGCAGAAATCCTATATAACTTGAGGACTGAAGAATCAGATGCTACAGAATGTAGGAAGGATGATGCTTGCAGTTTCAAACGCTTTGATATAGCCAAAGACCCTTTGGACCATCATTTTCTTGGTGCAGCTGGGCAg AATACCAGTGGAAGAAAGTGGTTAAAGAAGGTTCAGCAAGATTGGGGCATCCTTCAAAATAACCTTCCTG ATGGGATTTGCGTACGAGTTTATGAAGATCGAATGGATCTCTTGAGGACAGTTATAGTTGGGGCTTATGGGACTCCTTACCAAGACGGcctcttcttttttgattTTCACCTCCCTCCAGAGTACCCTGATGTTCCTCCG ACAGCATACTATCATTCTGGTGGCTGGCGGATAAATCCAAATCTATATGAAGAAGGCAAGGTGTGCCTTAGTCTTTTAAATACTTGGACTGGCAGAGGAAATGAAGTATGGGATCCAAAGTCTTCCAGCATCCTTCAAGTGCTTGTTTCACTCCAGGGGTTGGTGCTAAATTCTAAGCCATATTTTAATGAAGCTGGCTACGACAAGCAGATTGGGACCGCTGAAGGAGAGAAAAATTCATTGTCCTACAATGAGAATACTTTCTTACTGAACTGCAAGACAATGATGTATCTTATGCGGAGGCCACCGAAG GACTTTGAAGAGCTTGTCAAAGACCATTTCAGGAGGCAGGGTTATTATATCTTGAAGGCCTGTGATGCATATATGAAAGGGAATTTGATTGGCTCTCTCACTAAAGACGCCTCTGCTGTTAAGAGCGACGTAGATTCGACCTCGGTTGGTTTCAAGTTGATGTTAGCTAAGATTGTACCAAAGCTCTTCTTGGCTTTGAATGAGGTTGGAGCAAATTGTCATGAATTTAAGCATCTGCAACAATCATAG